Part of the Rhizobium sp. WYJ-E13 genome is shown below.
GCTGCGGATCGAGCGCGAGCGACTGGGTGCTGTCAACCTGCGTGCCGACGAGGAGCAGAAGGAGCTCAGCGAGAAGCTGGAGACGCTCGTCAAGGAACGCGACGACGTCATCGATGCTATCAGAAAACTGCGCGGCGCAATCCAGAGCCTGAACCGTGAGGGCCGCGAACGCCTGATCGCCGCCTTCGATGTCGTCAATGCCCAGTTCCAGCGCCTCTTCACTCACCTCTTCGGCGGCGGCACGGCCGAACTGCAGCTCATCGAATCAGACGATCCGCTGGAAGCTGGCCTCGAAATCCTCGCCCGCCCGCCGGGCAAGAAGCCGCAGACCATGACATTGCTGTCGGGTGGCGAACAGGCGCTGACGGCGATGGCGCTGATCTTTGCCGTCTTCCTCACCAATCCTGCGCCGATCTGCGTGCTGGATGAAGTGGACGCCCCGCTCGACGACCATAATGTCGAGCGTTACTGCAATCTGATGGATGAGATGGCGGCGTCTACGGAGACGCGATTCGTCATCATTACCCACAATCCCATCACCATGGCCCGCATGAATCGCCTCTTTGGCGTCACAATGGCCGAGCAGGGTGTTTCCCAGCTTGTTTCGGTCGATTTGCAGACCGCAGAGCGTCTGCGCGAGACGGCGTGAAGCGGCATTTTAATTAAAGACCAAAAAAGGTCACCTTCACATCGGGTACGTACCCCATTTGGGTGATGCTCTTTTGCGCGTATTGCATTAGAAGTTGTTTTATCGCAACCGTGTCATTGCGGATAAGTAGCAATCGGTCGTTGCGAGCCGTGGAATTTGCAATGCAGTCTTCGGGTGAGGTGGGGACCGAAGGCCGCCGGGCATAAATGGACCCCCCGTCCGGTTTTCCTGGCCGGACGGAAACAAGGCTTTGCGGGACCGTTGTTGCAGTCCCGCAAAGCTTTTTTTATGCGCCTCTCGATTTTCAATCGTTTGATTCTGTATCCCGTTAGGGATTTATTGTGCAGCGCAACATTTCGCCGCAATTGTCGATTTTCATTTCAACACCAAGGGATTAAGCTGGTCCCCGAAATGGTGTTGGGGGGAAGATGACCAAGTGGGTCTATACGTTCGGCAACGGACAGGCTGAAGGCCGGGCGCGCGATAGGGAGATTCTTGGCGGCAAGGGCGCCAATCTCGCCGAAATGTGCAGCCTCGGTCTGCCGGTTCCTCCCGGCCTCACTATCGTCAGCGAAGCCTGCAACACCTATTACAAGAACGGCCGCAAGATCGATCCGGCGTTGAAGGAGCAGGTACTTGCGGGCATTGCCGGTATCGAGCAGACAACCGGCCGCCGTTTCGGTGCGGGTAACCAGCCTCTTCTGCTCTCCGTTCGCTCCGGCGCCCGTGTTTCCATGCCGGGCATGATGGATACGGTGCTCAATCTCGGCCTGAACGATGAGACGGTGCAGGCGCTCGGCCATGATGCCGGTGACGCGCGCTTCGCCTGGGACAGCTATCGCCGCTTCATCCAGATGTATGCCGATGTCGTGATGGGTCTCGGCAACGATCTCTTCGAGGAAATTCTCGAGGATGAGAAGGCACGCCTTGGTCATGAATTCGATACTGAGCTCAGCGCGACTGAATGGCAGCACGTCGTTTCGCTCTACAAGGCGCTGATAGAGGAAGAGCTGGACGAGTCTTTTCCGCAGGATCCGGCAATACAGCTCTGGGGGGCTGTCGGTGCGGTGTTTGCAAGTTGGATGAGCGCACGCGCCGTCACTTACCGCCAGCTTCATAATATCCCGGAAGCCTGGGGCACGGCGGTCAATATCCAGGCCATGGTCTTCGGCAATCTCGGCAATGCATCGGCGACAGGTGTTGCCTTCACTCGCAATCCCTCGACCGGGGAAAAGATCCTCTACGGCGAATTCCTGGTGAATGCGCAGGGTGAAGACGTCGTCGCCGGCATCCGCACGCCGCAGAGCATCACCGAGGAGGGGCGTATTGCTTCCGGTTCCGAGAAGCCTTCGATGGAAAAGCTGATGCCGGAGGCCTTCAAGGAGTTCGGCCGCATCTGCGCCGAGCTCGAATCTCACTACCGTGACATGCAGGATATCGAATTCACCATCGAGCGCGGCAAGCTCTGGATGCTGCAGACGCGCTCCGGCAAGCGCTCGACGCGCGCGGCGATGAGGATCGCCGTCGACATGGTGGACGAAGGCGTGATCACCGAGGATGAGGCAGTCCTTCGCATCGAGCCCTCGACGCTCGACCAACTCCTGCATCCGACCATCGATCCGCGCGTCAGCCGTCAGGTGATCGGCTCCGGCCTGCCGGCCTCTCCGGGGGCGGCAACCGGCGAGATCGTCTTCACGGCGGAAGAGGCGGTCGAGGCGGAGGCCGAGGGGCGCAAGGTCATTCTGCTGCGCGTCGAGACGAGCCCCGAAGATATTCACGGCATGCATGCGGCGGAAGGCATCCTGACGACGCGTGGCGGCATGACCAGCCATGCGGCCGTGGTTGCCCGCGGCATGGGTATCCCTTGCGTCGTCGGCGCAGGCACCATGCGCATCGATGCCCGCAACGAAAAGCTGATCGGTATCGGCGTGACGCTGAAGAGGGGCGATATCATCACCATCGACGGTTCTGCCGGCCAGGTGCTGAAGGGCGAAGTGCCGATGATCCAGCCGGAATTGTCAGGCGATTTCGGCCGTATCATGGGCTGGGCGGACCGCGCGCGCCGCATGACCGTGCGCACCAATGCCGATACGCCGGCGGATGCCCGCGCGGCGCGCTCCTTCGGTGCGGAGGGCATCGGGCTTTGCCGCACCGAGCATATGTTCTTCGAGGGTGAGCGCATCCATGTCATGCGCGAGATGATCCTGGCTGAAGATGAGAAGGGCAGGCGGGGCGCTCTCGACAAGCTCCTGCCCATGCAGCGGAGCGATTTCACCGGCCTGTTCACTGTCATGCACGGCCTGCCGGTGACGATCCGCCTGCTAGACCCGCCGCTGCACGAATTCCTGCCGAAGAGCGATGAGGAGATTGCCGAGGTCGCCTTTGCGATGGACATGGAACCCACGGCGCTGCGCCAGCGCGTCGATGCGCTGCATGAGTTCAATCCCATGCTCGGCCATCGCGGCTGCCGTCTTGCCATCTCCTATCCTGAGATCGTCGAGATGCAGGCCCGCGCCATCTTCGAGGCGGCGGTCGCCGCTGCACAGGAAACCGGCGCCGCCGTCGTTCCCGAAATCATGGTGCCGCTCGTCGGCCTGCGTTCCGAGCTCGATTACGTCAAGGCGAAGATCGATACCGTGGCGCAGGACGTCATGTCGGAAGCCAGGATGCGCATCGATTATCTGGTTGGCACGATGATCGAGCTGCCGCGCGCGGCACTGCGCGCCCATGTCATTGCGGAAGCCGCCGAATTCTTTTCCTTCGGCACCAACGACCTGACGCAGACCACCTTCGGCATTTCACGCGACGATGCCTCGGCCTTCATCCCGACCTATCAGCGTAAGGGCATCATCGAGCATGATCCCTTCATATCCCTGGATTTTGATGGAGTGGGCGAACTGATCCGCATCGCTGCGGAGCGCGGCCGGCGCACGCGCAACGACATGAAGCTCGGCATCTGCGGTGAACATGGCGGCGATCCCGCCTCGATCCATTTCTGCGAGACGATCGGCCTCGACTACGTCTCCTGTTCGCCCTTTCGCGTGCCGATTGCGCGGCTTGCAGCCGCGCAGGCAGTGATTTCCAGCGCTCAGTGACGGTAGCGATAGTAGCGCGGATAAACGTAGGGACCGTTCAGATTATAGGCCATGTCGGCCATCACCCAGGCGCTGTCGTAGCGAGCCTGGGCGCGGCGATCGAGATCGATGCGCTGCAGGCAGTTGGCAAAGCCATCCGTACCGCGTTTGAAGCCATAGCCGAGGCAGGTCTGTTCGTCACGTGCCCGGCGCTCCTCGGGCGTCAGGGTCTGGCAGGCGGCAAGCCCGACGGCCAGAACGGCAAGAAGCGGCAGAACATATGGGCGCATCGGTCTATCCCTCGAGCATGAATGTCCGACCAGGAAAATCCATCTGCCAAGCGTCGTCAACCTGCCAGGCCCGTCAACCTCACTCTGATATCAGGCCGCGCCCGCAGGGTCGCCAATCGGCAGCAGCGCCGGGTCAAGCGGCCGGCCTTCCGGGTTCTTCGTGTCGCTCGGGTCCTGTACTGGCGGCAGCGGCGGTTTTTCCTGAATGCGGTCGGGAATGCCTGGTGTCGGCTGCGGGCTAAGCGGCGTCTCTTCGCCGGGAGTGGGAATCGGATCTTTGTTCGGCATGATTCGCCTCCTTCATAGAGGAAGGAACGATAGGATGCATGCTTGGTTCCACTTTCCCCGCCATGCGTTCCTATGTAAGAGCAAAGATAGCAGCACTGGAAAGAGCACCATGGCGATCCGCGATCGATTCTCGAAGAAACTCACCTGCCCGCAATGCGGCAACAGTGGCTTTGCCGAAGCCTCCGAGATCGACGACGCCAAGCGAAAAACACCCGACTTCAAGGTGGATCAGCTGCCGCGCGGCTTCTTCGTGCAGCGCCCTTCGGTCCATCAGGAGAGCTTCATGCTGAAATGCGAATGCGGCCGCAAGTTTCCCTTCCGCTCGCTGGCGGAAGCTGCAGCCGGCCGCGATTAAACTTCAGATACGCTCGAGAACCTCGATGAAGGCATCGGCGAAACGCACCAGATGCTCGGTATTTTCATCAGGCGCCTGCATGCGGATTTCCGTGCCATTCTGATCGAGCAGGGTAAGAACCACACGCATATTCTTGTCCGACGTCGGGATGCGCAGCACGGCAATGCGCCGGCAATCCTCGACAAGACCCGCCGCCGGCAGGTCGAAGAGAAATTCGCCACGTGCTTCAGTCGCTGCCTTGCGCACCGCCTCGCAGAAGCCGCCCTCGCCGCCGGAATAACCTTCCAGTGAAAGCTCGAGTTCGAGAAGTTCCAGCGGCAGCAGCGGCTCGGCGCGGTCGACACCGCCAAGCGAGGAGGCCTGCTGCCTTTCCATCGTCTGGGATGAGATCATCTGTCTCTCCTGTTTCGTGGGAAATACATGAGACCCCGGCAGAATGGCCTTTTTACGGCATATCAGCAATGGCTTATGGAGATCGTGTGCTCTTTGATTTGGCCTTTGAAGTGGATTGCTTCTGCAATCCTCAGACAAGCGTTTCAATTTAGACGAATCTTGCACTAGAAAAGTTGATGGCGGCAGGTGCATTCAAAAAGCTGCCGCCGACCAACCGGTTAATCTGATGGCCATCCGCTTCGATCGTCCCGTTTCCAGCGCTGCCCGCTTTTCTCGGCATTTCGGGGCGTTTGCGCTTGTGCTTTCGGTGGCGGTGCTGATCGCTCATCGCTTCGGCGGGCTGGCGACACCCTATCTCGTCCTGGTGCTGCTCGTTTCCGTCGGCTGTGCTGTTCTCGCCACCCTGCTGGCCGCAATCGGCCTGCGCAGCCTCTGGATGACGGGTGCCGAAGGCGGGCTGAATGCGCTGGCAGCTCTCATCTATGCCGCCTTTCCGCTCGGCATCGGCGCCTTTGCGGCGGAGCGCTACTTCACCCTGCCGGCGATCTATGACGTCACCACGGATACCGCCGCCACACCCGACTGGCTCTCGCCGCCGCAGGCCGACCAGATTTGGCTTCCGCGCGACCCGGTGATCACGCCTGGCGACCGCGAGAGGCAGCTTGTTGCCTATCCGGAGCTGACCGGCCGCCGCTATGACGGCGCGCTCGACCGCGTTCTCGAGGCGGTCAAGAAGGTCGCCAAGCAGAACGGCATCACCATCACCAAAAGCGAAGGCGATACGACGCCCGGCCGCGACTTGGAGGACAAGCCCGTTCCTGCTCAGCCGGAGAGCGGTGTGGCCGATTCACCCGATATCATCCCCGTGCCGATGCCGCGGCCCTATGAGGATAGCGTTGCCAAGCTGATCCGCGGGGCGAATGGCGTGATCGTACAGGGCACGACCCGCACTCTCATCCTCGGCCTGCGTTTCGACATCATCATCCGTCTGCGTGAAGAAGCTGAAACCACCTTCGTGGACGTGCGCGTCGCATCCCGCTACGGCCAGCACGATCTCGGCTTCAGCGCCGAAGTGGCCGAGCAATATCTTGGTGCCCTCGACTCCGAACTATTGGGGATTGCGGGTGGGTGAGGTCCGGTGCTGCGGAGCAGCAGCAATCGATCCAGTGAATCGATTGCAGGACCGAACGCCCTGAGCCACGCGAAGGGCCGGGATACAGTGAGGCATATTGAAACGCCCTTACTGCAAACCTCTCCTAAAACGCGGCGAGGCGACAGGTGCTGTGCGGCCCTCAAGCCTATCCCAGAAACCTCTCCCGCATCTCCGCCGTCGGCACCATGCAGCTCTCCCGCCGCCCTGCAATCCTCAGCCTATTCCGCGCAACCATCCCATAAGCCGCATCCGCAATCCATCGCGGCACGATCCGAAGCAGACCGGCCAGAGCCCACGGCATGCCGAGCCCCTCCAGCATGCGGATCGTCGCATCGGATTTGTAATAGGCGCGGCCCTTGTCGATGAGCAGGTTGGTCTCGTAGTCGCGCGTTTCCAGCCCGTAATGCCGGTAAAGCGCCTCGCCGAGCGGCGTCTGGGCAACGATAAAGCGGTAGCGCTTTTCCGTGTCCCGCTTCAGCAGAAACTGCACCCAGCCGGAGCAGAAGACACATTCGCCATCGAAGAGGATCAGCGGCTTGTCGTCCGCAAAAGCGGGCACGGAAGGATCGTCGCGATAGCTGTAATCCGCACGCGCCGCCATTGTCAGTCTCCCGCCAATCGATAATGCGCAAAGAGAGACGGCGGCCCATCGGCGCTGACCTCGCCGCGCTCCATCAATTCCTCGATATGCGCCAGCACCGAGAGTGCCGCAGCACCATGCAGCCGCTTGTCGGTATCGCGGTAGATCACCTTCACCATATCGGGGATGGTGCTGTCCCCCTTCCGAAGACGCTCGATGATGGATCGCTCCCGCAGACGCCTGTGCGTCTTCAATCCGCGCAGGAAGGGCGCTGGCGAAGTGACCGGTCCGCCGTGACCGGGCAGCAGCAAGTGGTCGTCGCGGCCGAGCAGTTTGTCGAGCGAAGCCATATAGTCCGCCATCGAACCATCAGGGGGTGCAACGATCGTCGTCGCCCAGGCCATCACGTGGTCCGCAGAAAACAGGATGCCGCGGCCCTCGAGCGCGAAGGCCGCGTGATTGGCCGTGTGGCCCGGCGTCAGCACGCCCGTCAGCGCCCAGCCGTCGCAGGAAATCGTCTCTCCGTCACGAATAGCGATATCGGGCAGGAAATCCATGTCCGAGCTTTCCGCAAAGGGATTGATCTCGCCGTCACGCAGCGGCCGTGACGGGCGGTGCGGCCCTTCGCCGACCGTCAGCGCTCCCGTTTCTTGGCTCAGCCGCCTTGCGAGCGGCGAGTGGTCCCGGTGGGTGTGGCTGACGAAGATATGCGTCACCTGCCGGCCGGCAAGTGCTGCCATCAGCGCTTCAAAATGTGCCTCGTTCTCAGGCCCCGGATCGATGACGGCGACTGACGAGCTGCCGACGATATAGCTGTTCGTGCCGTGGAAGGTGAAAGGGCTCGGATTTTTCGCCGTCAGGCGCTGGATGCCATCGGCGACGGCA
Proteins encoded:
- a CDS encoding DUF1499 domain-containing protein, whose translation is MAIRFDRPVSSAARFSRHFGAFALVLSVAVLIAHRFGGLATPYLVLVLLVSVGCAVLATLLAAIGLRSLWMTGAEGGLNALAALIYAAFPLGIGAFAAERYFTLPAIYDVTTDTAATPDWLSPPQADQIWLPRDPVITPGDRERQLVAYPELTGRRYDGALDRVLEAVKKVAKQNGITITKSEGDTTPGRDLEDKPVPAQPESGVADSPDIIPVPMPRPYEDSVAKLIRGANGVIVQGTTRTLILGLRFDIIIRLREEAETTFVDVRVASRYGQHDLGFSAEVAEQYLGALDSELLGIAGG
- a CDS encoding thiol-disulfide oxidoreductase DCC family protein is translated as MAARADYSYRDDPSVPAFADDKPLILFDGECVFCSGWVQFLLKRDTEKRYRFIVAQTPLGEALYRHYGLETRDYETNLLIDKGRAYYKSDATIRMLEGLGMPWALAGLLRIVPRWIADAAYGMVARNRLRIAGRRESCMVPTAEMRERFLG
- the ppdK gene encoding pyruvate, phosphate dikinase; protein product: MTKWVYTFGNGQAEGRARDREILGGKGANLAEMCSLGLPVPPGLTIVSEACNTYYKNGRKIDPALKEQVLAGIAGIEQTTGRRFGAGNQPLLLSVRSGARVSMPGMMDTVLNLGLNDETVQALGHDAGDARFAWDSYRRFIQMYADVVMGLGNDLFEEILEDEKARLGHEFDTELSATEWQHVVSLYKALIEEELDESFPQDPAIQLWGAVGAVFASWMSARAVTYRQLHNIPEAWGTAVNIQAMVFGNLGNASATGVAFTRNPSTGEKILYGEFLVNAQGEDVVAGIRTPQSITEEGRIASGSEKPSMEKLMPEAFKEFGRICAELESHYRDMQDIEFTIERGKLWMLQTRSGKRSTRAAMRIAVDMVDEGVITEDEAVLRIEPSTLDQLLHPTIDPRVSRQVIGSGLPASPGAATGEIVFTAEEAVEAEAEGRKVILLRVETSPEDIHGMHAAEGILTTRGGMTSHAAVVARGMGIPCVVGAGTMRIDARNEKLIGIGVTLKRGDIITIDGSAGQVLKGEVPMIQPELSGDFGRIMGWADRARRMTVRTNADTPADARAARSFGAEGIGLCRTEHMFFEGERIHVMREMILAEDEKGRRGALDKLLPMQRSDFTGLFTVMHGLPVTIRLLDPPLHEFLPKSDEEIAEVAFAMDMEPTALRQRVDALHEFNPMLGHRGCRLAISYPEIVEMQARAIFEAAVAAAQETGAAVVPEIMVPLVGLRSELDYVKAKIDTVAQDVMSEARMRIDYLVGTMIELPRAALRAHVIAEAAEFFSFGTNDLTQTTFGISRDDASAFIPTYQRKGIIEHDPFISLDFDGVGELIRIAAERGRRTRNDMKLGICGEHGGDPASIHFCETIGLDYVSCSPFRVPIARLAAAQAVISSAQ
- a CDS encoding MBL fold metallo-hydrolase yields the protein MSGANFDLFFDPAYGQAVAVADGIQRLTAKNPSPFTFHGTNSYIVGSSSVAVIDPGPENEAHFEALMAALAGRQVTHIFVSHTHRDHSPLARRLSQETGALTVGEGPHRPSRPLRDGEINPFAESSDMDFLPDIAIRDGETISCDGWALTGVLTPGHTANHAAFALEGRGILFSADHVMAWATTIVAPPDGSMADYMASLDKLLGRDDHLLLPGHGGPVTSPAPFLRGLKTHRRLRERSIIERLRKGDSTIPDMVKVIYRDTDKRLHGAAALSVLAHIEELMERGEVSADGPPSLFAHYRLAGD